The region AAGGTCACTGTATTTATGTAAAAAGTAGATAAAATATTTAActctatacaatatttattgaacTTATACCTGTAGAATATCTTTAGGAGCAAGTGAAATATAGAAGAAGGGTTCATTTAATGTAATAAAGTACAATactttttaagaaataaaagagaTTAAATcaactctgtttttttttattgtatcgtTAAATCCATTTCTTTTATTCTGTGTTtgtcaaattattttttatgaaaatttaaaaaaattgaaggaaAGTATATTAATTAGTAATCAACAAACACTATAGAgatttgaaatatatttattgagtTGCAGATGCCCATGGTGGTGTCATAGGTTGTGGATTTTGTAAGTACGACATAACAACTGCTGATATGGACAACATAAAACTACTAAGAATTTGTTTTGTATCATCGCTTACTTTAGAATTTGCGAAGCTGATGCAAGAACAGTATAATGCAACCCATGCGCACCACTTTAATCTCATCATCAAACCGCACATGCTAAATATCATTCCTAATATGTTCATGTAGTCTGGTGTTGAGTTGTCGCCTTGCTGAGCCTGATTGCTCGCTGCAGCAGGTTTATACCTAACCTCTCGTTCAGGACGTCTCGGATCTGCTGAACTGTTCATTTCGCAACtgaaatttatacatatactataTATTTGATGGTAAAAAGAACTTTAAAGAAACACAACCGCCACAATGCTAAGatacaattttattatgatcaAATTCGTAAGGTTATCGAACTGGTACATGTTTCCATACAATGCTAGCATTAATCAATACTCATTTCTAATTATAGAAATATACTTAAATCTACTCACCAATCTTATATAAAAAGTACCAActtgtatattaaaattttctacTTAGTCGCACAAATTAATCAATTGatttaattgtttttttttttagttagttccagtacctactttatgaagaatttTGTCAACACGATCAGTTGAAGAACGTACACctggaaattttatttactataaacaataatgtagaaaatttatattttatgatACTTACTATCGTTCCTAAATGATTAcaaatattgtataatttacTTTTGGCACTAACTAATCAAATTTTGGTAAGTCATACCAGAGAAGGTATGAGatggagagtgctcacgcccggggtttcgacGTTCCCGGTACAGTGCTGCTCCTTGGTCTattttttagcctggatcagaccctacatcatctttagcctggacACCGACGAGATACTGTCACAGACGACTGTGGTACCtggatttcttacgccctctactctgacgagCGATAAATGTTACAACTACATAGATCACAGCTACTTTCGCAGCATTTCACAGTGATATTACTTGTGAACACATGTATTGAAATCAACTTCAAAAAAAGACAGAGTATCTATGtatgaattataaatattattttcataaatattactTGAAATATACACAAGAAAAATGAATGTAATACCATGCATGACTTGGGTGAGAAAAGGTGTTGCAGCTGAAAACCCTGCAAAGGTTAATAACTTTAAGTAATCACTACTCCAATTGTGTACATATTTTCGATCTGTTTTACTGTAAATACAATGAACGAATTAATTTTACGTTTTCATACTGCGCAAAATTTTACAACTCATCCATTCTTTTAGTTAGTTCTACACATTTCACATTTGGTTGTAACATTTGCAGGTTGAGCTAACACCAACagaattaaagaaaattttagaagaaaaacAATCAGAGTTACAGTAAGTAATTTCTTGTTGTTAAGAATTATTTGACTTTTGATACATGTtgtgataattttattttcgaagTGATGATTTTGAGGAGGAAGATGATGAAGTTTTGAAGCAGGAAAACAAGAATGAGTCACACACGCTTCAGCACGATGAATATGAATTTGATAACTATGATGAAGAATGTAAGAGAAAAGCtttatatattgtttaattaatatattCTTTTTGGTATATTATTTAATAGTCTTTTCTGATACGTAGCTGGTAATATACATTGCTCTATTGGTAACATTACAACATTTGACAACTATGGTAGAGATCCATTAGTAACAAAAGACGACGATGAAGATTCAGAGAAGGAAGATGATGGTATAAAAAGCACTGACAACCTCGTGTTGATAGGACATGTTGATGGAGATGCAAGTATTTTGGAAGTATATGGTAATTGCCCATTTTCTTAGTATACTTTT is a window of Halictus rubicundus isolate RS-2024b chromosome 4, iyHalRubi1_principal, whole genome shotgun sequence DNA encoding:
- the LOC143353403 gene encoding PAT complex subunit Asterix produces the protein MNSSADPRRPEREVRYKPAAASNQAQQGDNSTPDYMNILGMIFSMCGLMMRLKWCAWVALYCSCISFANSKVSDDTKQILSSFMLSISAVVMSYLQNPQPMTPPWASATQ